In the genome of Raphanus sativus cultivar WK10039 chromosome 4, ASM80110v3, whole genome shotgun sequence, one region contains:
- the LOC108856877 gene encoding uncharacterized protein LOC108856877, whose amino-acid sequence MDPPVSDLDKIDDQKEKGPSFHCDLYDTELVHKMAQTLLPGLATACVDNTTGDIFKSPGSVAADIRKEMIEYLTHRSETFVAEHIVLQDDAEASHHPFDIVSDFIDDFATSKRNLFSRVSGWLLSERREDNIDDFAQEMEISGFWLTDHRQGLAQTLLKNVDFKNLSHCEMKFGTGEELAEHALRCGYRTMDCENEGCNAVFCKKQMESHGSVCPFKIIQCEQSCGESIMRREMDRHCITVCPMKLVNCAFRAVGCLDDVRQCEVQQHQVENVGNHLMCVLKSIYKEASLDDLKPRGEQIQQLSTRLSEARNARSLTNLVKEIDAKLGPLEIKPKSITVLESVEPENTEKKEAEVKEEVVSKEAEVLVDDVKKVSEAEIAENVNEEGELKAQKLLEIGEFSKEADNSSAADLSVRTETKAPEVVVMDEESPETKQSRTNETRGLEIKVNDVNDEENREGTNNEAPSRVVMGKEEGAKTINLSPRASDEDREEEESAEAKQSRTNETRGVETEVNEENRETKKSDETKSEAPSRIVMDKEENEKGTETINLNARASAEDREEEENAETKQSITNETKGLETDANEGNREIKKSDETKSEAPERIVMDKEENEKGAETIINSNAHASDEAEALAKSSEGFSKAQAETEPNMS is encoded by the exons ATGGATCCACCAGTCTCGGATCTCGACAAAATCGACGACCAGAAAGAAAAAGGCCCTTCCTTCCACTGCGACCTCTACGACACGGAGCTAGTCCACAAGATGGCTCAAACCCTCCTCCCGGGACTCGCCACCGCCTGCGTCGACAACACCACCGGAGACATCTTCAAAAGCCCAGGCTCCGTTGCCGCCGACATCCGCAAAGAGATGATCGAGTACCTAACTCACAGAAGCGAAACCTTCGTCGCCGAGCACATCGTCCTCCAAGACGACGCCGAAGCCTCTCATCACCCTTTCGACATAGTCTCCGACTTCATCGACGACTTCGCGACCTCGAAAAGGAACCTCTTCAGCCGCGTCTCCGGCTGGCTCCTCAGCGAGAGGAGAGAGGATAACATCGATGACTTCGCTCAGGAGATGGAGATAAGCGGCTTCTGGTTGACTGATCACAGGCAAGGACTCGCGCAGACGCTGCTTAAAAACGTCGACTTTAAGAACCTTTCTCACTGCGAGATGAAGTTTGGGACGGGAGAGGAGCTAGCTGAGCACGCGTTGAGGTGTGGGTATAGAACGATGGACTGCGAGAACGAAGGATGCAACGCGGTCTTCTGCAAGAAGCAGATGGAGAGTCATGGCTCCGTTTGCCCGTTTAAGATAATACAGTGTGAGCAGAGCTGTGGAGAGAGTATTATGAGGCGTGAGATGGATAGGCATTGTATTACTGTGTGTCCTATGAAGCTTGTGAACTGTGCGTTTCGTGCTGTTGGTTGTCTTGATGATGTGCGTCAGTGTGAGGTTCAGCAGCATCAGGTGGAGAATGTGGGGAATCATTTGATGTGTGTTCTCAAGAGTATCTACAAGGAAGCTTCTCTGGATGATCTCAAGCCCCGAGGTGAACAGATACAGCAG TTGTCTACAAGGTTGTCTGAAGCAAGGAATGCAAGATCGCTGACGAATCTTGTTAAGGAGATTGATGCAAAGCTGGGGCCTTTAGAAATCAAACCAAAGAGTATTACTGTTTTGGAGTCTGTTGAGCCTGAAAATacagagaagaaagaagctGAGGTCAAAGAAGAAGTGGTTTCAAAAGAAGCAGAGGTTTTAGTAGATGATGTGAAGAAAGTTTCTGAAGCTGAGATAGCAGAGAATGTTAACGAAGAAGGGGAACTAAAAGCTCAGAAGCTTTTAGAGATAGGCGAGTTTAGCAAAGAAGCTGACAACAGCTCTGCAGCTGATTTGTCAGTGAGAACTGAAACCAAAGCTCCAGAAGTTGTGGTGATGGATGAAGAGAGTCCAGAGACAAAACAGTCAAGAACAAATGAAACCAGAGGTTTAGAGATTAAAGTGAATGACGTGAATGATGAAGAGAATAGAGAGGGAACCAATAACGAAGCACCCTCAAGAGTAGTCATGGGCAAGGAAGAGGGAGCAAAGACAATCAACTTAAGTCCTCGTGCTTCTGATGAAGatagagaggaggaggagagtgcAGAGGCAAAACAGTCGAGAACAAATGAAACCAGAGGTGTAGAGACTGAAGTCAATGAAGAGAATAGAGAGACAAAGAAATCAGATGAAACCAAAAGCGAAGCACCTTCAAGAATAGTCATGGACAAGGAGGAGAATGAAAAGGGAACAGAGACAATCAACTTAAATGCTCGTGCTTCTGCTGAAGAtagagaggaggaagagaatGCAGAGACAAAACAGTCGATAACAAATGAAACCAAAGGTTTAGAGACTGATGCCAATGAAGGGAATAGAGAGATAAAGAAATCAGATGAAACCAAAAGCGAAGCACCGGAAAGAATAGTCATGGACAAGGAGGAGAATGAAAAGGGAGCAGAGACGATCATCAACTCAAATGCTCATGCTTCTGATGAAGCTGAAGCATTGGCAAAGAGCTCAGAAGGTTTCTCTAAAGCACAAGCTGAAACCGAACCAAATATGTCTTGA
- the LOC108857256 gene encoding homogentisate solanesyltransferase, chloroplastic, which yields MELSISQSPRLRFSSVSPRFSAASNHHRPSLHLAGKLISRHKDAAFTSLSSSCMRSKLVSTNFRKISIRACSQVGAAGSDPVLDRISRFQNACWRFLRPHTIRGTALGSTALVARALIENTHLIKWSLVLKALSGLLALICGNGYIVGINQIYDIGIDKVNKPYLPIAAGDLSVQSAWLLVIFFAVAGLLVVGFNFGPFITCLYSLGLFLGTIYSVPPLRMKRFPVAAFLIIATVRGFLLNFGVYHATRAALGLSFQWSAPVAFITSFVTLFALVIAITKDLPDVEGDRKFQISTLATKLGVRNIAFLGSGLLLVNYVSAISLAFYMPQVFRGSLMIPAHMILASCLIFQTWILEKANYTKEAIAGYYRFIWNLFYAEYLLFPFF from the exons ATGGAGCTCTCGATCTCGCAATCACCACGTCTTCGATTCTCGTCTGTATCCCCTCGTTTCTCAGCAGCTTCTAATCACCATAGACCTTCGTTGCATTTAGCTGGGAAGCTTATAAGCCGTCATAAAGATGCTGCCTTCACTAGCTTATCAAGTTCGTGTATGCGGTCGAAACTTGTTTCAACTAATTTCAGAAAAATCTCGATCCGG GCATGTTCTCAGGTTGGTGCTGCTGGTTCTGATCCAGTTCTGGATAGAATCTCGCGTTTTCAGAATGCTTGCTGGAGGTTTCTTAGGCCGCATACCATCCGTGGAACAGCTTTAGGATCAAC TGCCTTGGTGGCAAGAGCTTTGATAGAGAACACTCATCTCATCAAATGGAGTCTCGTTCTCAAGGCACTTTCAGGTCTTCTTGCTCTTATATGTGGAAATGGTTATATTGTTGGCATCAATCAGATCTACGACATTGGAATTGACAA AGTGAACAAACCATACTTGCCAATAGCAGCAGGAGATCTCTCAGTGCAGTCTGCGTGGCTATTGGTGATATTCTTTGCAGTTGCAGGGCTGTTAGTTGTAGGATTCAACTTTGGTCCATTCATTACATGCCTATACTCTCTTGGCCTCTTTCTGGGGACCATCTATTCTGTTCCACCACTTAGAATGAAAAGATTTCCAGTTGCAGCTTTTCTTATTATCGCCACG GTAAGAGGTTTCCTTCTTAATTTTGGTGTGTACCATGCTACAAGAGCTGCCCTTGGACTTTCGTTTCAGTGGAG TGCACCTGTGGCTTTCATCACGTCTTTTGTGACACTGTTTGCACTGGTCATTGCTATTACAAAAGATCTCCCTGATGTTGAAGGAGATCGCAA GTTTCAAATATCAACGCTAGCAACAAAGCTTGGAGTGAGGAACATTGCGTTCCTCGGTTCTGGACTTCTGCTAGTGAACTATGTTTCTGCCATATCTCTAGCTTTCTACATGCCTCAG GTTTTCAGAGGTAGCTTGATGATTCCTGCACATATGATCTTGGCTTCATGCTTGATTTTCCAG ACATGGATACTAGAAAAAGCAAACTACACAAAG GAAGCTATTGCAGGATATTACCGGTTTATATGGAATCTTTTCTACGCAGAGTATCTGTTATTCCCATTCTTCTAG